The Paraburkholderia sp. ZP32-5 genome includes a window with the following:
- the tagF gene encoding type VI secretion system-associated protein TagF, translating to MTQSVQAQVAYFGKIPSRGDFVKSAHNPQLLHTLDHWIAQAMELLADDPRWKITYEDAKPMHFAFLGSQSRLAIAGHMIASRDQSSRRFPFVAAAAIEVEQPLAFLARSPLAFARLWSRVAAQMQPLVTTDDPSGALQTLGETQVPVDIAGHGNPHDGTFSDFIEHQTLAGLEQMLLANGHPVRMRGAMLALGSLLRPVMTSGSSHLERGLTLPLPTDPLYRSLVAAFWLELIAPFVAKADFELAIFIGTIAQRERLVVGFNGASAKTLHSVVDPQTYAAHNIDIDDPEWIDEQAHSDHGISKLVSYLDQRQLSLRVSIDTFREAFAGA from the coding sequence ATGACCCAGTCCGTGCAGGCGCAGGTCGCCTACTTCGGCAAGATTCCGTCGCGCGGCGACTTCGTGAAGAGCGCGCACAACCCGCAATTGCTGCATACGCTCGATCACTGGATCGCCCAGGCGATGGAACTGCTCGCCGACGACCCGCGTTGGAAGATCACCTACGAAGACGCGAAGCCGATGCACTTCGCGTTCCTCGGCTCGCAGAGCCGGCTGGCGATCGCCGGCCACATGATCGCGAGCCGCGACCAGTCGTCGCGCCGCTTTCCGTTCGTCGCCGCGGCCGCGATCGAAGTCGAGCAGCCGCTCGCATTCCTCGCGCGCAGCCCGCTCGCGTTCGCGCGGCTGTGGTCGCGCGTGGCCGCGCAAATGCAACCGCTCGTCACGACCGATGATCCTTCGGGCGCGCTGCAGACGCTGGGCGAAACCCAGGTGCCGGTGGATATCGCGGGGCATGGCAATCCGCACGACGGCACGTTCAGCGACTTCATCGAGCATCAGACGCTTGCCGGCCTCGAACAGATGCTGCTGGCGAACGGCCATCCGGTGCGGATGCGCGGCGCGATGCTCGCGCTCGGCTCGTTGCTGCGGCCGGTGATGACGAGCGGTTCGTCGCATCTCGAACGCGGCTTGACGCTGCCACTGCCGACCGATCCGCTGTATCGCAGTCTCGTGGCCGCGTTCTGGCTCGAACTGATCGCGCCGTTCGTCGCGAAGGCGGACTTCGAACTGGCGATCTTCATCGGCACGATCGCGCAGCGCGAACGGCTCGTCGTCGGCTTTAACGGCGCGTCCGCCAAAACGCTGCACAGCGTGGTCGATCCGCAGACGTACGCTGCCCACAACATCGACATTGACGATCCGGAGTGGATCGACGAACAGGCACACAGCGATCATGGCATCAGCAAACTCGTCAGCTATCTGGACCAGCGACAACTGTCGCTGCGCGTCAGCATCGACACGTTTCGCGAAGCCTTCGCCGGGGCGTGA
- the tssM gene encoding type VI secretion system membrane subunit TssM — protein MRRILNGLTHPRTLSLLGAIALAAALFIAAAVFEISPVWPAAIFGALVLLWLLVWAVRRLRLRRANSKLGDMLEEQAQTATAAATPHQPADLEALRKHLVNAVQTIKTSKIGQLSGGSALYELPWYIVIGNPAAGKSSAVLNSGLQFPFANRNDAVVHGIGGTRNCDWFFTTEGILLDTAGRYAVHEEDRSEWLGFLGLLKRYRPKAPINGVIVAVSIAEVTGNRPEFAIELAKSLRQRVQELAEKLEVFAPVYVMFTKADLIPGFTEFFSGSDRREFDRVWGATLTYAPDEKRDIVGLFDERFEELYEGLKEISIAQMSISRGQQLSPGQLSFPLEFSTIKPALRAFVATLFEDNPFQYKPVFRGFYFTSALQEGETSSAAAERIANRFALADGKLPKPASAFSKNGFFLHDLFSKVIFADRQTVRQFTSPAKTRLRYATFFGFVAALALALGGWTWSALGNQQLVAHAQADLDHVVRLQQNRNDLQSRLQAMDILEDRIEQLEQLHRDSPLSVSLGLYQGDRVEQRLLEQYYGGVRQIMLAPVSQNLVAFLKEVDAHPDQLAPMSRTPESGATPVSAQTAMTASSQNGGLYSEASPTNVQDAYNALKTYLMLSDKRHVETAHLTDQIARFWRGWLETNRGNMPRDEMIRSAERMITFYLSRVSDDDWPMVDANLALVDQTQQNLRHVVRGMPARQRVYEEIKARASTRFAPMTVARIVGDANTSLIAGSYAIPGTFTREAWLQYVQPAIRDAATKELQAKDWVLNASAQDDLTLDGSPEQIQKALVTMYKTEYVQHWQKFMQGIAVQDFGSFAQAVNSMNRLGDPQDSPIRKILETAYDQTSFDNPALANATLKQAQTGVVGWIRGWFSRRPITAPAANLDLGGDLGTSMGPVSRAFEGLGRIVSHTANSSLLTGYMDSLSKVRTRFNLLKNQGDPGPGARQLMQQTLDGNGSELADSLKFVDEQMLTGLSDDQRKALRPLLVRPLIEAYAVVIQPATVEVNKVWNAQVYQPFENSLANKYPFATNAKVEAGASEIAQVFGPDGSVSKFVSTTLGPLAVRRGDALTARTWGDMGLTLSPDFTNGFSHWVAPLSGGAAGAGQGSSEPQTVFQILPQPSTGTTEYTLAIDGQQMRYRNTPPQWTNFVWPNPQGSPGATLSAVTFDGRTIQLVNEPGRYGLEKLINSAQRTRHPDGTFDLSWTQGSVTVSVSMRIISTSQASGGNGDAPQQQSLRGLQLPASIASVGPAAPPAPSAAPTQTQTQAPQTTATLQAAAPAATVKPGDAQ, from the coding sequence ATGCGACGCATCCTAAACGGGCTGACCCACCCGCGCACGCTTTCCCTCCTCGGCGCAATCGCGCTGGCCGCCGCGCTGTTCATCGCGGCCGCTGTGTTCGAGATCTCGCCTGTCTGGCCCGCCGCGATCTTCGGCGCGCTCGTGTTGCTATGGCTGCTGGTGTGGGCCGTGCGCCGCCTGCGCCTGCGCCGTGCGAACAGCAAGCTCGGCGACATGCTCGAAGAGCAGGCGCAAACCGCCACCGCCGCCGCGACACCGCACCAGCCCGCGGACCTCGAAGCGTTGCGCAAGCATCTCGTGAATGCGGTTCAGACCATCAAGACGTCGAAGATCGGCCAGTTGTCCGGCGGTTCGGCGCTCTACGAGTTGCCGTGGTACATCGTGATCGGCAATCCGGCCGCCGGCAAGAGCAGCGCGGTCCTGAACTCCGGGCTGCAATTCCCGTTCGCGAACCGTAACGATGCGGTCGTTCACGGCATCGGCGGCACGCGCAATTGCGACTGGTTCTTCACCACCGAGGGCATCCTGCTCGACACGGCCGGGCGCTACGCGGTGCACGAAGAAGACCGCAGCGAATGGCTCGGCTTTCTCGGACTGCTCAAGCGCTACAGGCCGAAGGCGCCGATCAACGGCGTCATCGTCGCGGTCAGCATCGCCGAGGTGACCGGCAACCGGCCCGAGTTCGCCATCGAACTCGCGAAGAGCCTGCGTCAGCGGGTGCAGGAACTGGCCGAAAAACTCGAGGTATTCGCGCCGGTCTACGTGATGTTCACGAAGGCCGACCTGATCCCCGGCTTCACCGAATTCTTCAGCGGCAGCGATCGTCGCGAATTCGATCGCGTGTGGGGCGCCACGCTCACCTACGCCCCCGACGAAAAACGCGACATCGTCGGGCTTTTCGACGAGCGCTTCGAGGAGCTGTACGAGGGGCTCAAGGAAATCAGCATCGCGCAGATGTCGATCAGCCGCGGCCAGCAGCTGTCGCCGGGGCAGCTCAGCTTCCCGCTCGAATTCTCGACCATCAAGCCCGCGCTGCGCGCGTTCGTCGCGACGCTGTTCGAGGACAACCCGTTCCAGTACAAACCGGTCTTCCGCGGCTTCTATTTCACGAGCGCGCTGCAGGAAGGCGAGACGAGCAGCGCCGCCGCGGAGCGTATCGCGAACCGCTTCGCGCTCGCCGACGGCAAGCTGCCCAAGCCGGCCAGCGCGTTCTCGAAGAACGGCTTTTTCCTGCACGATCTGTTCTCGAAGGTGATCTTCGCCGACCGGCAAACCGTTCGCCAGTTCACTAGTCCGGCGAAAACGCGACTGCGCTACGCGACGTTCTTCGGCTTCGTCGCCGCGCTCGCACTCGCGCTCGGCGGCTGGACGTGGTCGGCGCTGGGCAACCAGCAGCTCGTCGCGCACGCGCAGGCGGACCTCGACCACGTCGTGCGTCTGCAGCAGAACCGCAACGATCTGCAATCGCGGCTGCAGGCGATGGACATCCTCGAGGACCGCATCGAGCAGCTCGAACAGTTGCACCGTGACAGCCCGCTCTCGGTCTCGCTCGGCCTGTATCAGGGCGACCGTGTCGAGCAGCGTCTGCTCGAACAGTATTACGGCGGCGTGCGGCAGATCATGCTCGCGCCGGTGTCGCAGAACCTCGTCGCGTTCCTGAAGGAGGTCGACGCGCATCCCGACCAGCTCGCGCCGATGTCGCGCACGCCGGAATCCGGCGCGACTCCGGTCTCCGCGCAGACGGCGATGACGGCGTCGAGCCAGAACGGCGGCCTCTATAGCGAGGCATCGCCGACCAACGTGCAGGACGCCTACAACGCACTGAAGACCTATCTGATGCTGTCCGACAAGCGGCATGTCGAGACCGCGCATCTGACCGATCAGATCGCACGCTTCTGGCGCGGCTGGCTGGAGACGAATCGCGGCAACATGCCTCGCGACGAAATGATCAGGAGCGCGGAGCGCATGATCACGTTCTACCTATCGCGGGTGTCGGACGACGACTGGCCGATGGTCGACGCGAATCTCGCGCTCGTCGACCAGACCCAGCAAAATCTGCGGCACGTGGTGCGGGGCATGCCGGCCCGCCAGCGCGTCTATGAAGAAATCAAGGCGCGCGCATCCACGCGCTTTGCACCGATGACGGTCGCACGGATCGTCGGCGACGCGAACACGTCGCTGATCGCGGGCAGCTACGCGATACCCGGCACCTTCACGCGCGAGGCCTGGCTGCAGTATGTCCAGCCGGCCATCCGCGATGCCGCGACCAAGGAACTGCAGGCGAAGGACTGGGTGCTCAACGCATCGGCGCAGGACGATCTGACGCTCGACGGCAGCCCCGAGCAGATTCAGAAGGCGCTGGTGACGATGTACAAGACCGAGTACGTGCAGCACTGGCAGAAGTTCATGCAGGGCATCGCGGTGCAGGATTTCGGCAGCTTCGCTCAGGCCGTGAATTCGATGAACCGCCTCGGCGACCCGCAGGACTCGCCGATCCGCAAGATCCTCGAAACCGCGTACGACCAGACTTCGTTCGACAACCCGGCGCTCGCCAACGCCACGCTCAAACAGGCGCAGACCGGTGTCGTGGGCTGGATTCGCGGATGGTTCTCGCGTCGGCCGATCACGGCTCCGGCCGCGAACCTCGACCTCGGCGGCGATCTCGGGACCTCGATGGGCCCCGTCAGCCGGGCTTTCGAGGGACTCGGCCGGATCGTCTCGCACACTGCCAACAGCTCGCTGCTTACCGGCTACATGGACTCGCTGTCGAAGGTTCGCACGCGCTTTAACCTGCTGAAGAACCAGGGCGATCCGGGACCGGGCGCCCGTCAGCTGATGCAGCAGACACTCGACGGCAACGGTTCCGAACTCGCCGACTCGTTGAAGTTCGTCGACGAGCAGATGCTGACCGGCCTCTCCGACGATCAGCGCAAGGCGCTGCGTCCGCTGCTGGTGCGGCCGCTGATCGAGGCGTATGCGGTCGTGATCCAGCCGGCCACCGTCGAGGTGAACAAGGTGTGGAACGCGCAGGTGTACCAGCCGTTCGAGAACTCGCTGGCGAACAAATATCCGTTCGCGACGAACGCGAAGGTCGAGGCCGGCGCGAGCGAAATCGCGCAGGTGTTCGGGCCGGACGGCTCGGTGTCGAAGTTCGTCAGCACCACGCTCGGACCGCTCGCGGTACGCCGTGGCGACGCACTCACCGCCCGCACCTGGGGTGACATGGGCCTCACGCTGTCGCCCGATTTCACGAACGGCTTCTCGCACTGGGTCGCGCCGCTGTCGGGCGGCGCGGCGGGTGCGGGCCAGGGCTCGTCGGAGCCGCAGACGGTGTTCCAGATCCTGCCGCAACCGTCGACCGGCACGACCGAGTACACGCTCGCGATCGATGGCCAGCAGATGCGTTACCGCAACACGCCGCCGCAGTGGACCAACTTCGTCTGGCCGAATCCGCAGGGCTCGCCGGGTGCGACGCTGTCGGCCGTCACGTTCGATGGCCGCACGATCCAGCTCGTCAACGAGCCGGGCCGCTACGGCCTCGAAAAGCTGATCAACTCCGCGCAGCGCACCCGCCATCCGGACGGCACCTTCGATCTTTCATGGACTCAGGGAAGTGTGACGGTGTCGGTGAGCATGCGCATCATCAGTACCTCGCAGGCTTCCGGCGGCAACGGCGATGCACCGCAGCAGCAGAGCCTGCGCGGCCTGCAACTGCCGGCGTCGATCGCCAGCGTCGGGCCGGCGGCGCCTCCAGCGCCCTCAGCGGCCCCAACGCAAACCCAGACGCAGGCACCGCAGACAACCGCGACGCTGCAGGCAGCGGCCCCTGCGGCAACCGTGAAACCCGGAGATGCGCAATGA
- a CDS encoding M15 family metallopeptidase: MLFLTLAFYFCITVLIAGVLLLPELRKVFYSAISHAHNWMTRYAAAGTSHTRAKLLNSAKVSRKTATNLQSVLTRQRLPILIATSILAAPPLIAIALRGHQLFQFDETARGPDEKIDALLDGEQLVPPPPLPPDVFTTKEVEQVRPALQDASRDWNLLDADFRTRLLLVYKIMNEKYGYQMALLEGYRSPERQNRLAQLGGSVTNAVAFQSYHQYGLAADNAFLRDGKLVISEKDPWAMRGYQLYGQVAEQVGLTWGGRWKLMDLGHVEYHKPGFVPGRNPSIVK, from the coding sequence TTGCTGTTCCTTACACTTGCCTTTTACTTCTGCATTACTGTACTTATTGCCGGAGTATTGCTTTTGCCTGAGCTTCGCAAAGTATTTTATTCCGCAATATCTCATGCGCATAATTGGATGACGCGCTATGCGGCAGCCGGGACATCGCACACGCGAGCGAAATTGTTAAATTCCGCGAAGGTGTCACGAAAAACCGCAACCAATTTGCAGAGTGTGCTGACCAGACAGCGCTTGCCGATTTTAATCGCCACGAGTATTCTTGCCGCGCCGCCTTTGATTGCCATTGCATTACGTGGCCATCAGTTATTTCAGTTTGATGAAACGGCGCGTGGACCGGACGAAAAAATCGATGCGCTGCTGGATGGCGAGCAACTGGTTCCGCCGCCACCGCTGCCGCCCGACGTGTTTACGACGAAGGAAGTGGAGCAGGTGCGGCCGGCGTTGCAGGATGCGAGCCGCGACTGGAATCTGCTCGATGCCGACTTTCGTACCCGGCTGCTGCTCGTCTACAAAATCATGAACGAGAAGTACGGATATCAGATGGCATTACTCGAAGGATATCGAAGTCCCGAGCGGCAAAATCGCCTTGCGCAATTGGGCGGCAGTGTGACCAATGCGGTGGCGTTCCAGAGCTATCACCAATACGGACTCGCAGCCGATAATGCATTTCTGCGCGACGGCAAGCTGGTCATTTCCGAAAAAGATCCATGGGCAATGCGGGGCTATCAGCTATACGGCCAGGTTGCCGAGCAGGTCGGTCTGACTTGGGGTGGTCGATGGAAATTAATGGACCTCGGGCACGTCGAGTATCACAAGCCCGGATTTGTTCCAGGCCGAAATCCCTCGATTGTTAAATGA
- a CDS encoding type VI secretion system Vgr family protein, protein MGAQDLSSIMTSGIYQTDRLLKLDTPLGSDVLLPQRAIGESRIGRNFEFTVDVASLSGEIELKTLVAQPVTLWIQQTDKSYLPHHGYVHTVRRLGADGQLTNYQLTFSSWLHFLKFRKDARIFQDETVESILEAVFAGHPQARGAYRFALQKPTPSRSFCVQYEDDWNFAHRLMESEGLFGIVEQASDGKSHTLVITDDLYTCEPVEPQQVEFYRAGVSSEADAFVQWSGTRTLQSASYATATFDYKSPAEDKSKASPTVGNQGNLPQQTEVYEYTGPYTYQDSDRGDHLVRLRLEEWESRAKRFHGVGSVRRIDAGRWFQLDGHPEHDQDKAQDQEFAAIAVTWYIENNIPVGDSQPFPHSLQNVLTKVRTTHAGGTTTQPVRTSAGSDGFFLAEVEAQRRSVPFRSPFEHTKPDMQMQTATVVGPAGEEVYTDNLNRIKVQMHWDRVNAGDENASCWVRAVYSDTGSGYGSVHVPRVGEEVVINWMDGDCDRPLVTGRLFNGDKTPHWHTNGLLSGYKSKEYGGSGYNQLVLDDSTGQNRAQLYSTSTNAHLQLGYLIDQNGNSRGAYLGSGFDLKSDAYGAVRAGQGLYVSTHPTTGQSSQPLDASAAREQLGNSEQMMGAMSDASTTHQAESLKDGQDALKALTDATKSSASGSASGGNTGGGGTGSANVFKDPVMVFASPSGIALSTPNSTHIAADQHLNLVSGQSTHLATGKSLIASVGQRISLFVQNAGMKLFAAKGKIEVQAHSDNIELTAQKTVKILSATEKVEAAAHNEILLTSGGAYIRIANGNIEIHAPGSIDVKGSQHSFNGPAQQDYPLPPLPTSKYDAAMQYLYHDNEPVQGARYVATLTDGSTREGVLDSQGRMNLTDVPAGPVQVALGPDARTYARKDQTSNPDFKGEQLSEADIDSLINKHGGA, encoded by the coding sequence ATGGGAGCGCAAGACCTTAGTTCAATAATGACGTCTGGTATTTACCAGACGGACCGCCTCCTCAAGCTGGACACGCCTCTTGGTTCTGACGTACTGCTACCGCAGCGTGCGATTGGGGAATCCCGCATCGGCCGGAATTTCGAATTTACCGTCGATGTCGCATCGCTAAGCGGTGAAATCGAGCTGAAGACGCTGGTCGCGCAACCCGTCACCTTGTGGATTCAGCAAACGGACAAGTCTTACCTCCCGCACCACGGCTATGTGCACACCGTGCGGAGACTAGGTGCCGATGGGCAGCTAACGAACTACCAGCTCACCTTTTCATCCTGGCTGCATTTTCTGAAGTTCCGCAAGGACGCGCGAATCTTCCAGGACGAAACAGTCGAGTCCATCCTGGAAGCGGTGTTTGCCGGGCATCCACAGGCACGCGGCGCGTATCGATTCGCGCTGCAAAAACCCACGCCGTCACGCTCGTTTTGCGTCCAGTACGAGGACGACTGGAATTTCGCTCATCGCCTGATGGAGTCGGAGGGGCTCTTCGGCATAGTTGAACAGGCGAGCGATGGCAAATCCCACACGCTCGTCATCACCGACGACCTGTACACGTGCGAGCCAGTAGAGCCGCAGCAGGTCGAGTTTTATCGCGCAGGTGTGAGCAGCGAAGCCGATGCGTTCGTGCAGTGGTCAGGAACACGGACGTTGCAAAGCGCGTCCTACGCAACGGCAACCTTCGACTACAAGTCGCCAGCAGAAGACAAGTCGAAAGCGTCTCCGACAGTTGGCAATCAAGGCAACCTGCCGCAGCAGACGGAAGTCTACGAATATACCGGCCCGTACACCTACCAGGACAGCGACCGTGGCGACCATCTGGTCAGGCTGAGGCTGGAGGAATGGGAATCGCGCGCGAAGCGGTTCCACGGCGTTGGCAGCGTACGGCGAATCGATGCTGGACGGTGGTTCCAACTGGATGGGCATCCCGAACACGATCAGGACAAAGCTCAGGACCAGGAGTTCGCAGCTATCGCCGTGACGTGGTACATCGAAAATAACATCCCGGTGGGAGACAGCCAGCCGTTTCCGCACAGTCTGCAAAACGTGCTGACGAAGGTGCGCACGACCCACGCAGGCGGTACGACCACACAACCCGTCAGGACAAGCGCCGGGAGCGACGGCTTTTTTCTCGCAGAGGTCGAGGCCCAACGCAGATCCGTGCCTTTTCGCAGTCCGTTTGAGCACACGAAGCCGGACATGCAGATGCAGACCGCCACGGTCGTGGGTCCGGCCGGCGAAGAGGTCTACACGGACAACTTAAACCGCATCAAAGTCCAGATGCATTGGGACCGCGTTAACGCCGGTGACGAGAATGCGTCCTGCTGGGTCCGGGCCGTCTATTCCGACACAGGCTCGGGATATGGCAGCGTACATGTGCCAAGGGTCGGCGAGGAAGTCGTCATCAACTGGATGGACGGCGATTGCGATCGTCCGCTCGTGACCGGGCGCCTCTTTAACGGCGACAAGACACCTCATTGGCACACCAATGGCCTGCTGTCGGGCTACAAATCGAAAGAGTACGGCGGCAGCGGATACAACCAGTTGGTACTCGATGACTCGACCGGCCAGAACCGCGCGCAGTTGTATTCGACGAGCACGAACGCTCACCTGCAGCTGGGTTATCTGATTGACCAGAACGGCAACAGTCGCGGTGCATACCTTGGCAGCGGCTTCGATTTGAAATCCGATGCCTATGGTGCTGTCCGTGCCGGACAGGGCCTGTATGTGTCGACTCACCCCACGACGGGGCAGTCGAGCCAGCCGCTCGACGCTAGTGCCGCGCGGGAGCAACTGGGCAATTCCGAACAGATGATGGGGGCAATGTCGGATGCGAGCACGACGCATCAGGCCGAAAGCCTCAAGGACGGGCAAGACGCGCTCAAGGCGCTTACCGATGCAACGAAGAGCAGCGCGTCGGGTTCTGCGTCGGGTGGCAACACGGGCGGCGGAGGCACGGGCAGCGCGAACGTCTTCAAAGACCCCGTCATGGTGTTCGCCAGTCCGTCCGGCATTGCGCTGTCGACGCCGAATTCCACGCACATTGCGGCCGACCAGCACCTCAACCTTGTCAGCGGACAAAGCACGCATCTCGCAACGGGCAAATCCTTGATTGCGAGTGTGGGGCAACGCATCAGCCTGTTTGTGCAGAACGCGGGCATGAAGCTCTTCGCCGCAAAGGGAAAAATAGAAGTTCAGGCGCACTCGGACAACATTGAGCTCACCGCGCAAAAGACTGTCAAGATACTGTCGGCTACCGAGAAAGTCGAAGCCGCTGCTCACAACGAAATTCTGCTGACTTCAGGCGGTGCGTACATCCGTATCGCGAATGGCAACATCGAGATTCATGCCCCCGGGTCAATTGACGTGAAGGGCTCGCAGCATTCATTCAATGGACCTGCCCAGCAGGACTATCCCCTTCCGCCGTTGCCGACGTCGAAATACGACGCCGCCATGCAGTATCTCTATCACGACAACGAGCCCGTTCAAGGCGCCAGGTATGTCGCTACGCTGACTGACGGCAGCACGCGCGAAGGCGTGCTGGATAGCCAGGGACGAATGAACCTGACGGATGTTCCAGCTGGTCCCGTCCAGGTGGCACTTGGACCGGACGCGCGAACCTACGCACGCAAGGACCAGACGAGCAATCCGGATTTCAAGGGTGAACAACTCTCCGAAGCGGATATCGATTCGCTCATCAACAAACACGGGGGAGCCTGA
- a CDS encoding Imm72 family immunity protein, translating into MGYVTREYDMRDSETRKRVFWLLKRLTSYSLWAKKRDAWEVFARAHENAVRTWPKSDPERMDANLLPRIFETLSLYNKGLEELGKGRRFVWRTGQPLEAAMDKSGTVQNYLYTHPDYWERGAQTAPYPDKVEALNRLLLASRYEGDYAPIEVPFVPRMSARYSSPGALLDPERYRYRFFQLAYPVFPAEMPDVPAATDLIISSGQQVPVDGIWEPVNVERERAFGLVPLGVKSVENNGCFNYLLKETKAPNVRGQWNEVESRTERVGTHWRLLWEDTRYKDGVIPDESEYFLETCRGEDVLPSESAIGVEVRTGDICPVSGTWEAKGFEVKPVEVTRGQVMPDVLAPSPGSGEHRVHWATWRLVKLAGKS; encoded by the coding sequence ATGGGGTACGTCACAAGAGAATATGACATGCGGGATTCCGAGACACGTAAGCGCGTGTTTTGGTTGCTGAAGCGCTTGACCAGTTATTCGCTGTGGGCAAAAAAGCGAGACGCATGGGAGGTGTTTGCCAGAGCACACGAGAATGCCGTCAGAACCTGGCCCAAAAGCGACCCCGAGCGGATGGACGCGAATTTGCTCCCCCGAATCTTCGAAACGCTAAGTCTGTACAACAAGGGGCTCGAAGAACTCGGAAAGGGGCGTCGATTTGTATGGCGGACAGGTCAACCCCTCGAGGCCGCGATGGACAAAAGCGGAACCGTCCAAAACTATCTATACACCCATCCTGATTACTGGGAGCGAGGTGCACAGACTGCGCCCTACCCGGACAAGGTCGAAGCACTGAATCGACTGCTACTTGCTTCCAGGTACGAGGGCGATTACGCACCTATCGAGGTGCCATTTGTGCCTCGCATGTCTGCCCGGTACTCGAGCCCGGGAGCGCTGCTAGACCCCGAACGTTATAGGTACCGGTTCTTCCAATTGGCTTATCCTGTCTTTCCAGCGGAAATGCCGGACGTGCCTGCAGCGACAGACCTCATCATCAGTTCAGGGCAGCAAGTTCCGGTGGACGGGATATGGGAGCCAGTCAACGTCGAGCGAGAAAGGGCCTTCGGCCTGGTGCCTTTGGGCGTGAAGAGTGTCGAGAACAATGGTTGCTTCAACTATCTGCTAAAGGAGACAAAGGCGCCCAATGTCAGGGGCCAATGGAACGAGGTTGAGTCTCGCACTGAACGTGTGGGCACCCATTGGCGCCTGTTGTGGGAAGACACGCGGTACAAGGACGGTGTTATTCCTGACGAGTCGGAATACTTCCTCGAAACCTGCCGTGGCGAAGATGTATTGCCGTCTGAGTCCGCGATAGGTGTCGAGGTCAGGACCGGCGATATTTGCCCTGTATCCGGAACCTGGGAAGCCAAGGGCTTCGAAGTGAAGCCGGTTGAAGTCACGAGGGGACAAGTCATGCCCGATGTTCTCGCGCCGTCGCCGGGTTCGGGAGAACACCGCGTTCATTGGGCCACATGGCGTCTGGTAAAGCTCGCAGGCAAATCTTGA
- a CDS encoding PAAR domain-containing protein, whose translation MSRRFILKDDKTDHGGVVLDGIAGSSFAGPPLAYLGAPVQCPACNSMGIIITDGSPHTLSVMDKQVALEGDLCQCKCQPLPKLVASQSTGTLST comes from the coding sequence ATGAGCCGCAGATTTATCCTGAAAGACGACAAGACCGACCACGGTGGCGTAGTGCTTGATGGCATCGCCGGCTCGTCGTTCGCGGGCCCTCCGCTCGCGTATCTCGGCGCGCCTGTTCAGTGTCCCGCATGCAATAGCATGGGGATCATCATCACGGACGGCTCACCTCACACGCTGTCGGTCATGGACAAACAGGTCGCATTGGAAGGCGACTTGTGCCAGTGCAAATGCCAACCGCTGCCGAAGCTGGTTGCATCGCAGTCGACGGGGACGTTGTCGACCTGA
- a CDS encoding PoNe immunity protein domain-containing protein, with amino-acid sequence MDDFSSRRRQRFISEPYFKWLSGFHAEAVEEWSRILPANGTDAQKRAGAASFRAESRFERLLLQYTAGEPIGQMRDELDGIVADYEQFAKWQGVAFERPDWPAFRLSELGEYERAMQLIGLCFLLHRQDLLPRIAALQDPLYRGRDALYEDLLDYGLDGRLDVDTWFHESYRDCINSMYGDSDDESLADLNSYLEKWYASVSGVAWHDSHLDLSERKGLYFGYWAIEAAALAYLLELDDTSLREHIVYPKDLVDFARSFRENAPRQTPPAGPVTVRTGQVCPETGIWKAQGHNVPGVLIKQGDAMPDVFAPDRSGAHRPQPAVWEFERKA; translated from the coding sequence ATGGACGATTTTTCGAGTCGACGACGGCAGCGCTTCATCAGTGAACCTTATTTCAAATGGCTTTCTGGGTTTCATGCTGAGGCAGTCGAAGAATGGTCTCGCATCTTGCCAGCGAACGGAACGGACGCGCAGAAGCGTGCCGGCGCAGCGTCGTTTCGCGCCGAGAGCCGCTTTGAGCGACTACTGCTTCAATACACTGCAGGAGAACCCATTGGGCAAATGCGCGATGAGTTGGACGGAATCGTTGCCGACTATGAACAGTTTGCGAAATGGCAGGGCGTGGCGTTTGAGCGGCCCGACTGGCCCGCTTTTCGGCTAAGTGAACTTGGCGAGTACGAGCGCGCGATGCAACTCATCGGACTGTGCTTTTTGCTGCACCGTCAGGACTTGCTTCCGCGTATCGCAGCGCTTCAGGACCCTCTTTATCGAGGCCGAGACGCGCTGTACGAGGACCTGTTGGACTACGGCTTGGACGGTCGCCTGGATGTTGACACCTGGTTTCATGAGTCGTATCGGGACTGCATCAACAGCATGTACGGTGACTCGGACGACGAAAGCCTGGCGGACCTGAATTCGTATCTTGAGAAGTGGTATGCATCCGTGAGCGGCGTCGCCTGGCATGACAGCCATCTTGACCTGTCGGAAAGAAAAGGCCTCTATTTTGGCTACTGGGCCATCGAAGCGGCCGCACTTGCCTATCTGCTTGAGCTGGATGACACCTCGCTGCGCGAGCACATTGTCTACCCCAAAGACCTCGTCGACTTCGCGCGCAGCTTCCGGGAGAACGCTCCGCGACAAACGCCTCCTGCCGGCCCCGTCACGGTACGAACTGGCCAGGTTTGCCCCGAGACGGGTATCTGGAAAGCACAAGGTCACAACGTTCCTGGCGTGCTAATAAAGCAGGGCGACGCAATGCCGGACGTCTTTGCACCCGACCGAAGCGGCGCGCACCGGCCGCAACCTGCGGTGTGGGAGTTCGAACGTAAAGCCTGA